In Micromonospora cremea, the genomic window CGATGCGGCCCAACGACACGGCAGCGCTGGTGTCCTCGATGCTGGACGGCAACCCGATATCGCAGGAGTTCACGACGTTCATGCACGAGCGGACCGGTGGCGTTCCTCTGGCGCTGGAGGAGTCGGTTCGCCTCATGTGCGACCGTGCCGACCTCGTCTTCCGCGACGGACAGTGGGTCCGGCTGAAGCTGCGCGAGCTACAGGTGCCGCCAACGGTGCGCGACTCCACCCGGGAGCGGGTGGGCCGTCTGTCGCCGACGGCGCAGCAGGTGTTGCGAGCCGCGGCTACGTTGGCTGAGCGGTCATCGGTGGCCACGATCGCGGTGACCGCCGGTCTGTCACCAGCTGCGTGTCGAGGCGCTATCGCGGAGGCGGCCAACGCCGGCGTCCTGGACGGAGACGACCGCGGCCAGTGGCGATTCCGGCATGTGCTGGCCGCCACGGCTGTCTACGAAGCGATCCCGTTGACCGACCGCAGACACTTCCACCTGCTGGCCGGCCGGGCCTTGGAGGACATCCATCCGCCGCCTGTCGCACGCCTTGCCCACCACTTCCGTGAGGCGGGCGAGACGCAGTCCTGGGCGCGGTACGCCGAGCAGGGTGCCGAGCTGGCCATGGCCTCGGGTGACCACACCAAGGCGGTCGACTTGCTGGTCGATCTGTTGTCGTGGGCCGAGCTGCCGCCGGCGGCTCGGGCACGAGTCGCGCGCATCGCCGGAGTTGCCGCACTGGGCCGCCGTGAACCGGTCGACGAGGTCTACCACCGCGTGATCCGCACCCTGCGCTCGGTGCTGGAGACCCCCGGTCTCTCCGCCCGCCAGCAGGCCGAGATCCGCAACCCCCTGGGTCGGCTCCTGATCACCGGGGGTGAGGCGCAGGCCGCACTCAGCGAGCTCGAGCAAGCGGTGGCCAACCTCGACCATGACCCGGTCGAGGCGGCTCGGGCAATGACCTATCTGGGATGGGCCTATGCGGGGCCGTGGCCGGCGTCGACCCATCGGCGTTGGCTGGATCGTGCCGCTGAGCTCACCGCCGAATTCGATTCTCCCGCAGAGCGGCTGAACCTGGCCGGCAACCGAGCCGCGGCGTTGCTCATGCTCGGCGAAGAGGAGGCCTGGGACGTCGTCGCCGGCCTGCCCATCGACGGCGCGACCTCGGCGGAGCGTCTCGACGTGGCCCGCATCCACGCAAATGTCGGGACCGGCGCACTGATCTGGGGTCGGTACGACGACGCGGAAGAACACCTCGCCGTGGCCATGCGCCTTGCCGAGGCCGAGCAGGCGTCCCGGTTGCAACACAACGTCCGACTCGAAAAGGCCAACCTGGCGTGGCTGACCGGCCGGTGGGAGGGTCTCGCGGAGCGAAGCGCGGCGCTCGCCGATGCCGACCGAGACCGGCCGGCGCACTACCTCGGCAGCATTCGCCTCGCGGCCCGGCTGGCAGCCGCAGCCGGACGGCGGCGCGCTGCGGAGGAGCAGTTCCGGCTGGTCCTCGAGGAGTCTGCCCGTCTCGGCGCAGCCGACGACACGATGGAGGCCGCCGCTGCGCTGGCCAGACTGTGGCTGACGGACGGAAACAGCGGCCGGGCGCTGCAGATCACGAACGAGCCGATGGACACCGTCCGGAGAAAAGGCATCTGGGTCTGGGCGACGGACCTCGTCCCCGCCCGGATCGAGGCGCACCTCGCCGCGGGCGACCTGAAGGCCGCGACACGCCTGGGCGACCAGTTCGCCAGAGGACTGCGTGGCCGTACGGCGCCTGCGCCTCGCGCCGCCCTCACCGTATGCCGTGCCCTGCTGGTCGCCGCAGCCGGAGACCACGCCCGCGCGGCGACGGCATACGATCGGGCGGCGCGCGCCTGGAGCGCGTTGCCGCGCCCCTACGACGCCATGCTCGCCCGCGAGCGTCAATCCGAGGCGCTCATAGCGCAAGGCCAGATCGAACAAGGTCGAGAGCTGCTGGCCGCACAGTACGAGCAACTGTTCAGGCTCGGAGCCCGCGGCGATGCAGACCGTGTCGCACAGCGGCTTCGCGAACACGGCGCCGAGGTTCCGCGATTGTGGCGCGGCGGCCGACGAGGGTACGGGGACCAGCTCTCACCGCGCGAGCTCGACGTGGTCCAACTGGTTGTCGCCGGCAAGACGAACCGGGAGATCAGCCGGATCCTGGCCAAGTCGCCGGCCACGGTGGATCAACAGCTGCGTGCGGCGATGCGCAAGTTGAAGGTAACCTCCCGGACCGCGCTCGCGGTCAAGGCGGTAGAGGCCGGAGTGTTCGCAGAAGAGGACTCCCTCGACGACCCGTCATGAAAATTGACGTATCCGCTGGATAGCGACGGCCACTCGTCCCCCCGAGCATGACTCCATGATCCATAGCCCTAGGGCAATGCATGCCTGAGCGACCTGTCGCGCGTGACGACGCCGCCATCGAGCACCCGCCACCACCCGAGCTGTCCCGCGAGCCGCGCGTCAGCGCCCCCGACGCCCGCGACGCCGACGGTGCCGACGACCACAAGAACCACGACCCCTATCAACCCCTGTAGGCCAAAGGACCCATATGAGACTCAAAGTCCTCGCGGCTTCGCTGGCCGCAGCGGTCGGCCTGAGCCTGATCCAGCCATCACCGGCGTCCGCCGCTGAGCCGGATCCCGGCGCTGCCGCCAAAAAGATCGCGTCGAACCTGAAGGACCGCTTCCGCACGGAGCCGGCTTC contains:
- a CDS encoding ATP-binding protein; translation: MLDPSPEDDGTSPTVSTPHFVGRDREMAALRVALARPPAIVLVEGEAGIGKSRLLREWLAAPDQRTALVSVCPPLRESLTLGPIVDAFRGIDRPVSRLRLTELAGALRPLFPEWSSDLPPALQPLDDAKAARHRLFRALDELLRALRVNALVLEDAHWADEVTLEFLLFVASRQQSDGPSLVISYRPEEVDVGSLLLRLTSRLPAGVTQLRIALAPMRPNDTAALVSSMLDGNPISQEFTTFMHERTGGVPLALEESVRLMCDRADLVFRDGQWVRLKLRELQVPPTVRDSTRERVGRLSPTAQQVLRAAATLAERSSVATIAVTAGLSPAACRGAIAEAANAGVLDGDDRGQWRFRHVLAATAVYEAIPLTDRRHFHLLAGRALEDIHPPPVARLAHHFREAGETQSWARYAEQGAELAMASGDHTKAVDLLVDLLSWAELPPAARARVARIAGVAALGRREPVDEVYHRVIRTLRSVLETPGLSARQQAEIRNPLGRLLITGGEAQAALSELEQAVANLDHDPVEAARAMTYLGWAYAGPWPASTHRRWLDRAAELTAEFDSPAERLNLAGNRAAALLMLGEEEAWDVVAGLPIDGATSAERLDVARIHANVGTGALIWGRYDDAEEHLAVAMRLAEAEQASRLQHNVRLEKANLAWLTGRWEGLAERSAALADADRDRPAHYLGSIRLAARLAAAAGRRRAAEEQFRLVLEESARLGAADDTMEAAAALARLWLTDGNSGRALQITNEPMDTVRRKGIWVWATDLVPARIEAHLAAGDLKAATRLGDQFARGLRGRTAPAPRAALTVCRALLVAAAGDHARAATAYDRAARAWSALPRPYDAMLARERQSEALIAQGQIEQGRELLAAQYEQLFRLGARGDADRVAQRLREHGAEVPRLWRGGRRGYGDQLSPRELDVVQLVVAGKTNREISRILAKSPATVDQQLRAAMRKLKVTSRTALAVKAVEAGVFAEEDSLDDPS